In Cervus elaphus chromosome 3, mCerEla1.1, whole genome shotgun sequence, the following proteins share a genomic window:
- the KRT8 gene encoding keratin, type II cytoskeletal 8 → MCDEQRPSGRCTPPRSSFSTPRLLLSFGLLASSSASIMSIRVTQKSYKVSTSAPRSFSSRSYTSGPGSRISSSAFSRVGSGSSFRGGLGTGMGVAGSYGGAPGLGGITAVTVNQSLLSPLKLEVDPNIQAVRTQEKEQIKTLNNKFASFIDKVRHLEQQNKVLETKWNLLQQQKTARSNIDNMFESYINNLRRQLETLAQEKLKLEVELGNMQGLVEDFKTKYEEEIQKRTDMENEFVIIKKDVDEAYMNKVELESRLEGLTDEINFYRQLYEEEIREMQSQISDTSVVLSMDNNRNLDLDGIIAEVKAQYEEIANRSRAEAETMYQIKYEELQTLAGKHGDDLRRTKTEISEMNRNISRLQAEIEGLKGQRASLEAAIADAEQRGEMAVKDAQAKLAELEAALRNAKQDMARQLREYQELMNVKLALDVEIATYRKLLEGEESRLESGMQNMSIHTRTTSGYAGGLTSSYGTPGFNYSLSLGSGGGPSSFSRTSSKAVVVKKIETRDGKLVSESSDVLSK, encoded by the exons atgtgtgatGAACAAAG GCCATCGGGGCGCTGTACCCCACCGAGAAGCAGCTTCTCAACTCCTCGACTCTTACTCAGCTTCGGCCTCCTCGCCTCCTCTTCAGCCTCCATCATGTCCATCAGGGTGACCCAGAAGTCCTACAAGGTGTCTACCTCCGCCCCAAGGTCCTTCAGCAGCCGCTCCTACACCAGTGGGCCCGGTTCCCGCATCAGCTCCTCGGCCTTTTCCCGAGTGGGCAGCGGCAGCAGCTTTCGGGGCGGCCTGGGCACCGGCATGGGTGTGGCTGGGAGCTACGGTGGGGCCCCAGGTTTGGGGGGCATCACAGCTGTCACCGTGAACCAGAGTCTGCTGAGCCCCCTCAAGCTGGAGGTGGACCCCAACATCCAGGCCGTCCGCACCCAGGAAAAGGAGCAGATCAAGACCCTCAACAACAAATTTGCCTCCTTCATCGACAAG GTGCGGCACCTGGAGCAGCAGAACAAGGTTCTGGAGACCAAATGGAACCTCCTGCAGCAGCAGAAAACTGCCCGGAGCAACATAGACAACATGTTTGAGAGCTACATCAACAACCTCCGTCGGCAGCTGGAAACTCTGGCCCAGGAGAAGCTGAAGCTGGAAGTGGAGCTTGGCAACATGCAGGGGCTGGTGGAGGACTTCAAGACCAA GTATGAGGAAGAAATCCAAAAGCGCACAGACATGGAGAATGAATTTGTCATCATCAAGAAG GATGTGGATGAAGCTTACATGAACAAGGTCGAGCTGGAGTCTCGCCTGGAGGGGCTGACTGATGAGATCAACTTCTACAGGCAACTGTATGAAGAG GAGATCCGTGAGATGCAGTCTCAGATTTCTGACACGTCCGTGGTCCTGTCCATGGACAACAACCGCAACCTGGACCTAGACGGCATCATCGCTGAGGTCAAGGCCCAGTATGAGGAGATTGCCAACCGCAGCCGGGCTGAGGCTGAGACCATGTACCAAATCAAG TATGAGGAGCTGCAGACACTGGCTGGGAAGCATGGGGATGACCTCCGTCGCACGAAGACAGAGATTTCTGAGATGAACCGGAACATCAGCCGTCTCCAGGCAGAGATCGAGGGCCTCAAAGGCCAG agggcttccctggaggctgccATCGCTGACGCTGAGCAGCGTGGTGAGATGGCTGTTAAGGATGCTCAGGCCAAGCTGGCTGAGCTGGAGGCCGCTCTGAGGAACGCCAAGCAGGACATGGCACGGCAGCTGCGAGAGTACCAGGAGCTCATGAATGTCAAGCTGGCCCTGGACGTGGAAATTGCCACCTACCGGAAGCTGCTGGAGGGCGAGGAGAGCCG GCTGGAGTCTGGGATGCAGAACATGAGTATCCACACCAGGACCACCAGTGGCTACGCAG GTGGACTGACTTCGTCCTACGGGACCCCTGGCTTCAACTACAGCCTGAGCCTGGGGTCTGGCGGTGGCCCCAGCTCCTTCAGCCGCACCAGTTCCAAGGCTGTGGTTGTGAAGAAGATTGAGACCCGCGATGGGAAGCTGGTGTCTGAGTCCTCTGATGTCCTGTCCAAGTGA